In one Sphingomonas sp. AP4-R1 genomic region, the following are encoded:
- a CDS encoding helix-turn-helix domain-containing protein produces MITCIREIRRAKGMTLLDVAERCAPPTTAQTIGRLEMGTRTVSVGWLNRIADALGVTAADLVRLPERADLPIVADLGLEGARALSKPVQLPLPEAEPGMVAVRVIESVGDYRAGDVLWCERIDPSRFGEALNRDVIAPRPAGRFVFGRVIQREEGRLLLLPPASGARQTVVADAAWLGVVRRLVREVR; encoded by the coding sequence ATGATCACCTGCATCCGCGAGATCCGCCGCGCCAAGGGCATGACGCTGCTGGACGTGGCCGAGCGCTGCGCGCCGCCCACCACCGCGCAGACGATCGGCCGGCTGGAGATGGGCACGCGCACCGTCTCGGTCGGATGGCTCAACCGGATCGCCGATGCGCTGGGCGTCACCGCCGCCGATCTCGTCCGCCTGCCCGAGCGCGCCGATCTGCCGATCGTGGCCGATCTGGGGCTGGAGGGCGCGCGCGCTTTGTCGAAGCCGGTGCAACTGCCCTTGCCCGAGGCCGAGCCCGGCATGGTGGCGGTGCGCGTGATCGAGAGCGTGGGCGATTATCGCGCGGGCGACGTGCTGTGGTGCGAGCGGATCGATCCGTCCCGCTTCGGCGAGGCGCTCAACCGCGACGTGATCGCCCCCCGCCCCGCCGGCCGCTTCGTCTTCGGCCGCGTGATCCAGCGCGAGGAGGGGCGGCTGTTGCTCCTGCCCCCCGCGAGCGGCGCGCGACAGACGGTGGTGGCCGATGCGGCCTGGCTCGGCGTCGTGCGGAGGCTGGTGCGCGAGGTGCGGTGA
- a CDS encoding DUF6456 domain-containing protein: MRPGGAGRARRSVTVNLAESPLGWLHARGLVSTRQFDAGERLRADWTMAQLGPRVTMRWDPAPVARGARGAEAPLDPTLAGIAAKRRFDEAIAAAGKGLADILWRVVCDGAGLEAAEAALGWPKRAGKLVLLMALDRVADYYRLP, from the coding sequence ATGCGGCCAGGTGGGGCTGGTCGCGCCCGGCGCAGCGTGACCGTGAACCTTGCCGAATCGCCGCTCGGCTGGCTGCATGCGCGCGGGCTCGTCTCCACGCGCCAGTTCGATGCGGGCGAGCGGCTGCGCGCGGACTGGACGATGGCCCAGCTCGGCCCCCGCGTCACGATGCGCTGGGATCCCGCGCCGGTGGCGCGCGGCGCGCGTGGGGCGGAGGCGCCGCTCGATCCCACGCTCGCGGGCATCGCCGCCAAGCGCCGCTTCGACGAGGCGATCGCGGCGGCCGGCAAGGGGCTGGCCGACATTCTCTGGCGCGTCGTGTGCGACGGGGCGGGGCTGGAGGCGGCCGAGGCCGCGCTCGGCTGGCCCAAGCGCGCAGGCAAGCTCGTGCTGCTGATGGCGCTCGACCGGGTCGCGGACTATTACCGGCTCCCGTGA